DNA from Rubripirellula lacrimiformis:
GCTGTCGATTTCGGTTTTTGCGTTTTTTCCCGTGTTTCACTCGAACCCTCAGGTTGAGGGTTCGAGCGGGCGTTTGGAATTAAATTCGCTTTTGCGTCCTGCTTTCTGTCGTTGAAAATCCGCCCCCGAAGGATCGCCATCTCGCCGTCAGACACGTTGCGGAATATGCGTTTTTCCCCGTGTTTCACTCGAAGTGCCAAGTTGGCACTTCGAGGACCGATCAGACGAAATACCTACCTCAATCGCCCATCGTCCAATCAGGCAGCAGCCGCGCTACAGCCTCCATGATGTCGAGCGTGGCCTCGCGGTCGTATTCCGCGTCAGGGCGGCTCAGGGCGTCTCCTGTGCCGTCGAGGAACTCGTCACTGCCGTCCCACACCTGATGACCTCCGATCGTCAGGAATCGATCGTGAAGGACGTCCCAGACGGCGAATGGTTTCAGACCGTCGCAGACCTGGCGCATATCGACGATGCGGAACGCTGGCTTGGCGTGATCGGAGTCGGCAAACCATGCGTCCATGAATTGCCCCACGTTCTGCGTGCGCTGGCGCCGAACCATGCGCCACTGATTGGCTGCATCGGCAACGATGTCGAAGACGTTTTCTCCCTTGGGGCCATCGAAGCATTCGAGGCTCGACATCGGCCAACCCATGGGGCCGTAGATCGTGGCCATCGAGATGTAGTCTGCGCTTCGATAGTGGATCTCATCGAGGAGTTCTTTAAGAGGCATGTCGTTGGGTGTCTTCTCCTCCATGGCGTATTCAATGAGAGCGATATCGAAGAAGCGCTGGAGGTTCGGTCTTGTGGGGATCTCGATTTGGTTCGCGTTCATCGAAAAGTTCATGCAAGGGAGGGGTTGAAGTTAGGTCACGTCTGTCGGTCGTTGGATTTACTTCGCGCGAACCAACGACTCGAACCCGAGAAGCTCCGCGCCGACTTCACGGATTAGGCCGGCAGCCATCTCGACCGACGACTCGCCAACGAGGATGCCATCGTGCAGGGGCAGGCATGCCACGCCACGCCCGACGAGGGATCCGTACGCCCGATTCATCGTCTGACCTTCCAAGCGGCTGAGGAAGTGCGACAGACCGCTTGGCCCCTTCTCGCTTTTGCGGAGGCGGTTGATCAGAGCCGCCAGCTTCGGAAAGGTTTTGGAGAATGATTTCCACATCGGTCGGGCGCAAACCCGCCAATCGATTCCGAACAGCAGCTGCCGCTGCGCTTCCACCTTCACGGAGTCGCGATCGGCTGAGGTGTCCATCGGCATCTGAGTCGCATCGGCTAGCCACTCGTACCACTGGCCCGATTGCAGCAAGGACACCAGACGCCGTTTTTCGGCTGATTCCGGGAGCTGTCCCGCCAAAAAGGTGAAGTACGATGCCGCCACGTCAGCTTCGGCCAATCGCTCACCGCCGATCCTGAGCAGTCGGCGTAGCTCACGGGGGCACTGCGTCAACGAGTGGTAGCAGCGGCCAGCCAGAACGCGAACCTTACGAATAACGCCGCTGACGACGCACCGGCGCTGGTACATGTACCCGTGTTCGCGCGGGCTCAGTCGGCTTTCGTGGCTGCGATCACCAGACAGCGTCGTTAGCCAGCCGCTCGATCGAGGAAATTCGATTTTCGAGAGCGATTCAAAGACCGATCGCCCCATTGAGGTCCTGCCTAGATAGTCAGTCGGCAGATCGTATTGATTAGCCTCGCACCAATCGGCCCAATGCACTGCGCGATTGTGAAGCCAGCCACCATCGATCAGATGGATAGTCCGTAGTGAGGGAGGCAGGTAGAGGGCGGGAAGACAGGGGAGAGTGGCACTATCTGGTGCCCCGATTTCTACACCGCGCAAACCGACGAATTTGTGGACGGCAGCCGACCGTTGACGCTCTGCCGGAGCTACCTGTTTGATCATCGGACAGGACCGAATCGCACTCGCTGTCGCCGCTCTAGAGTTGCTGCTGGATGTGGCCGTCAGCCGCTTCTGGTTGATCGAAAACTCACCGGATTTCAACCAGGTTCGAAAGCCAATGGCAAGTTCGTTCTTCGCGTGGATGTTCCGCACATTGTCGCCCAGCCAGTCGGCGAAGTCGGTATGGATGGGCACTCGCCAATCATGCTGACCTATCTCGTAGGTGCGTAGGCACGCGTGAGTCTTGCTTTTGGGGTCGTTCATCGGGATACTTCGGTTGGCTTTGGTGATCGCGGTGGCCAGTGGCCTGTGAGGGGACTTATTTCCCTGGCCACCGCGACCCATTTAGTTTTCTTGCTTCTGGCACGCTGCCTTAGGCTTTGCGGTATCCGATCGATCGGGACCGCTAGCAACTCTGGCGCTAGCCCTAGGCCGCGTAGACAGTCCGCTTGACCATCTGCCCCAGCGCGACGATCGCCAACTCGGCTTCTTCGTGGCCAAGGTGATCACGGGCGATTTTGAGACGCTCCTGATACTCGTCGTCGGTCATCGCGTCTCGTGCGGCGGATAGTGCAGCGACCCAGACCCACGTTTCCGCGTCGGGACCATCGAGCGTTTGACGATCAGCGTCGTACTCACGCGACCAATCGATCAGGATGGCCGCGTCTAGCTCCATCGCGATTTGGTACCGCAGCCATGCCTGAGGCCGCGTGACGCGCCCAGCGAGGATGTGATCCGGCCCCATGCAGTAGATGCCGTCCCCGCTTCGGATGGCGGCAGTAACTTCCTGACGAATCACAGCCGTCCAAAACTCATCGATTGCGGGCCACACCAGTTCAACAGCTGGATGCTGGATCAGATCGCCACGGTAGTAGGGAGCGGCAATCAGTCGCTCCGCTTGTCGGATCGTCAAAACGGACGCGCGTGTCCGTTTTGGCTCGATGGAGTTCCAATTGCGATCGATGGACATGTAGCGTCGAGCGGTGCGTTCGACGAAGTGACAGTTCTTCGATACCCACTCCGAAAATTCGCCGTGTGGCAGTCGTTCCTTGACCGCGTTCAGGGTAGCGCCGGCATCCCGAGCGTGCTTGATCGCCTCGGTTGCGGAGGCAATTGCTGCATCGTGGGCAGCGTTGATCCGCTGGGCAGCGGCGGTCAGATCAGTAATGGCTGCTAGTGTCGTGGTCATGCTTAGGTGCTTCGTTCTGGTGTTGTGGATGCCGCCATCGGCTTTGAGGCGGCGCAAAATCTCCCGTTTTTGCGTTGTTGGTTTGGCTACTTGTCCGACGTTGCCGGAATGGTCTCGGCCTGCATTTCTTCACGCAGACGCCGTTGCTTCTTTGCAGCGATCAGGACGGCTGCCGCTGCTGCTGCGAACGCATTCACGTTTGCTTCGGCGATATGCCCGCCTGGATTCGTCGACTCTCTCAGAGTGAAATCGGGCGGAGCGGCCTTGGTGGTCGCTGGACGGATCACGATCGACGCCTCGATCTCTTGGTCGGCGACGGGGGCATGAGGAACCGAACCTCGATTCCATGCCCATGTAGCTCATCATGCGATCTTGCTACTTCGTCTCGGTCGCCGTCATCTGCGGCGTGCATCATCGAGCAGATGCAGGCGAGGACGTCGGCGATCTCTCGCATCCTCATGTCGCGTCGTGAAATGGTTGCCATCGGGTTGCTCCAGGGAATGTAGAACTCACTGGAAGCCCGTCCTCGTGTTGCGTTTTGTTGCGTTTTGAAAACGCAACACGCACCGCAACTACATAAAAAAAGCCCGCGTTTTGCGGGCTAGAAAGTTTTTCTGGTGTTTTTTCAACTCTGTTGCGTTTTGCGTCGGAAATGCAGATCCGCATCGTGGACCTGTTCCATTCCGACACGGCGGTGTTCGCCGCACTCGAACTCTTCTCGGATCGCCTTCCACTTCTTGCTCCGGCTTAAGACGGACCTGTCTTTGCGAACGGCAATCGCGATTTTTGCGTCGGACATATTTGGATTCTGCGTCAGTAGAGCCCTAGCCGTTTCGATCCACACATTGTTCCTTCGCTTTGGCTTATCCCCGCCTACGGCTGCACTGTCAGCTGGATCAGGTGTCGCTGTCAGTTGTTCAATGGCTTCGTCGACGGTCAGAGCCACGACATTCTGCCTCGGCAATCCAGTCTTCTCGGTCAAATGAGTGATGATTCGCTTGGCTGCGTCCTTCGGTTCCATGGCGTAGTCGCCCAGTTCCGCCTTGACCGCTGCGATAACCATTCTGGTATTCGCCTCTCGCTTGATGGCGGAGACTTGATCGACCGAATGGTGTTGGTGACTCGCCTCACCCGCTGCGAAGTCCAACCGGTAGCGAAACGTCTCGGCGATGACTCGGCGGCGATCCGCTGCCGCTCGCTCCCAGTCTTCCTGCCTTTGCCGATCGAGTCGCTGTTGAATGTCTCGCTCTTGGGCGGATTCAGCAGCCTCGGCTAGGCCCGCAGTGATTGATTGGTGCAGGTCCGTCGCGAACTCGGCGGATCGCTTGGCTGGTCCGTCGCTGAACGGCGATATGGTTGCGCTCTTCATCTTCTTTTCCCCGTGGTGATTGGATGCCGCCCTGACCATCGGCACCCACGGGTTGACTGCCGCTGGCCAGGGTAGCTGCCGGTTCATGACTTCCGACGGTTTCAATCTACCGCGAGCGCAAAGAGCAGGCCAGCGCACTTTGCACTGGCCTGACGCAATACCCCGAAGAGGATTCGAACCTCCGACCACCTCGTTAGGAATGAGGTGCTCTGTCCAGCTGAGCTACCGGGGCTTTGTCGCGGTTAAGCGACGAACTTCACTATTGTAAGGGGCAACCTAGTAACTTGAACGACGCGCCAGGAATGAGCTGCTCTGTCCAGCTGAGCTACCGGGGCGTTGTCGCGGTGAAGCGACGAACTTGACCATTCTAAGCGGGGACGCCGCGGGACTTGAACCACGCCTCTGGGTGCGGACCGCTGGCCGATCCGACAGTCTGAACGGTGGGCTGCGTTCTTAGAAGTAGGAGCGGTTTCATTTTGCTCGCGATTCGAGTGCGGCGCGGACGGTCTTGGCGACCTGCTTGCCCAGCAGTGCGGAACCTTCGGCGGTGTAGTGGACATCGGCTTTTCGTTGCAGGTTTTTATGCTGCAGGGCAACGTCATACATCGGATCGGTTTCGATCCCGCCGACTTCGGCGATCACTTTCGCGGCCACATCGTTGTAGCGTTTCGAATCGCCAGGAATCCGACCCTTGGCTCCCTCGGGAACCGGCGTGGTTTCTCGCCAAATGACGGTCGCCCCGGTGGCCTTCAGCTGGCGGGCGATCTGACGCAGATTGGTCGCGTAGTCTTCGATCGAAACCTGCGGGGCGCTGTCGGCGGCCTTGGGATCTGCCAGATTACCACCCTTGGGACCCACGTACTTCAGATCATGAAGACCGAAGTTAAAATGGATGACGTCCCATTTCCGATCGCCCAACCAAGCATCCAGTGATGTCAAACCGCGAGTCGTCGGCCCACAATTGGTGGCAGGTCGCCAAACGTTCGCGACCCCCGCTAATTCCTTGCGGGCATCCAGCATGTAGCCTATGGAGATCGAGTCGCCGATCAGCAGCACATGAGGCAGACTGTCGTCGACCTTCGGTGGCTGGTATTCAGATCGCATCTTCGCAACGACGGGCTTCTTCGCTGGCGTCTTGGTGGCTGCATCCTGTGCCGTCACCGCCGAAGTGAGACAGGCGAACACGAGCACCAACATAACACTTTTCAATACTGACATCTCAGACCACCTCGATATTCTATGACTGACGAATCTTTGCGAGCCACTTATCGTATTCTGGATGCGTCGGCCAATCGAGCCCTGGAGGGGCTGCGGACGATGGAAGAGTTTGCGAGGTTCGGCTTGAACGATGGCGATTTATCGGGGCAATTGAAGTCGATTCGCCACGCGGTCACGGCGGCGATCGAGCGGTTGCCCAGGGAACTGCGGTTGTCGGCGCGTGACACTCCCGGCGACGTCGGCACCTTGATCGGCGAGGCGTCGGAGTACCATCGGGCGACGGCCAGCGACGTGGTGGCGGCGGCCGCATCCCGGACGGCTCAGTCGCTGCGGGTGATCGAGGAATACGGCAAAATGATCGACCCGGTGATGGCGACCGAGATCGAACGCAATCGCTATCGGTGCTACACCGCGGCCAGCCAACTGGAACTGCGGATGCCCGCCCAACGGCGGCGCGAGCGGTTGATGACGTCGCTTCTATACGTATTGACCGACGCGGGTCCGGATGAACCTACTTTTCAGGCAACGGTCACCGAGCTGTATCAAGGCGGCGCCGACGTTGTGCAGTTGCGAGACCACAAGGTGGACGATCGAACGCTGATCGCACGAGCCATGCAAGGAACCCAGATCGCGGCTCAGGTCGGCGGATTGTTCATCGTCAACGATCGTGCGGATATCGCGCTGGCGGCCGGTGCCGACGGCGTCCATGTGGGCCAGGACGAGCTGCCGGTATCGGTGGCTAGGCGGATTCTGGGGCCCAATCGGCTGATCGGCCTTTCGACCCATTCGATCCAACAGGCGCGCGAAGCACGATCCAGCGGTGCGGACTACATCGGGTGCGGCCCCGTGTTTTCTGGACGCACCAAGTCGTTCGACGACTACGTCGGGACGGATCTGCTGCGGGAAGTCAGCAAGTGGAGCCTGGGGGCCGACCGGTACCCGGCTTTCGCGATCGGGGGCATCGAAGCGTCCAACTTGGATCAGGTCATCGAAGCTGGCTTTCGCCGCATCGCGGTGACCGGCGCGGTACGTGACGCGGCGGATCCGGCCGCTGCCGCCAGAGAGCTGAAACAGCGACTGGCCCGATAGGTGGGCGAGATATGATGCATTTCCGGGTTTTCTCGTAGCGGCGCACGGGGCGATGCCCACGCGGCTAAACGATCAGCGCGTGGCAGGAATGAGCCGGTTTCACTCGTTTAGCCGCGTGCCCAGCGGGCCGTGCGTCCGTAGCGGCGCACGGGGCGATGCCCACGCGGTTAAACGATCAGCGCGTGGTTAGCCTGCGGGGCCCTGCTGCTTGATTTCCCCTGATCTGTGCTGGCGGCTTCTTCTCGAATGCCGCTGTGGGACCTAGAATCGGGCCTTTTCGATTCGCGGTAGTGAAAACTGGCACATTGATGAACGACACCGCGACCGATCTGTGGCCTCGCCGAGTCGCGATTCTGGGTGTTGGATTGCTGGGTGGAAGCGTGGCGATGTCGATTCGCCGAACCTTGCCCGACACGGTGTTTGTCGGCTATTCACGTGGATTGGACCGGCTTGCCGATGCGGTCCAACGCGGGTTGATCGACGTGGCGACCGATTCGGTGGAACAGGCCTGCGCGGGGTGTGATGTGGTCGTGGTAGCGACGCCGGTGGACCGAATCGCGGCGATGGCGGTCACCGCAGCGGCGGCAACAGCGGCCGATACATTGATCACGGACGTCGGCAGCACCAAGGCCGGGATCGTGGCGGCGGTCGAGTCGGATCCGATCGCGAGAAGGAAATTTGTGGCGGCCCACCCGATTGCCGGCAGCGAGAAATCGGGTGCTCGATACGCCCAGGCCGGGCTTTTCGACCAAAAAGTGATCGTGCTGACCCCCGGCGATTCGGCCGGTGATGCGATCCGCGAAAAGGCCGATCGATTCTGGAAATTGGTGGGCGGCCAGACCATCACAATGACCGCTGATGAGCACGACGCCCACTTGGCAGCGGTCAGCCACGTGCCACACTTGGTGTCCGCATTGGTTGCTCGCATGGTCCCCCCCGAGGCTCGATCGTTGGTCGGATCGGGTTGGTCGGATATCACGCGAGTGGCGGCGGGCGATCCAGAGATGTGGACGGCGATTTGCCACGAAAACCGAGCGGCGGTGCTGAGCGAACTGGATCGGCTGCGTGACGAGCTGGACCGGCTGCGGGAAACGATCGGCGCGGCAGACGACGCCGGACTGACGCAGTGGTTGGACGAAGCCAAACGAATCAAAGAAGACCGCCGGTAACGAACGACGTCTACCAGCGATGAATTTTACCGCCGCCGATGATCCGGCGGCGCGGACAACGAACGAATTACATTCTCCCTCATCAAAGGGTCTCCCCCATGCCGCTTTGGCAAATTGACATTTATCCGGCCGACAACCAAGTCGATCGTGAAGCGATCCGCACCAGCGAAGAGATCGCAGAACTAGGTCTGGGCGAATCGGTCTCGATCGCGATGGCACGGGGGTTCCTGGTGCAGGGCAATTTGGACCAAGCCGAAGCGGTACGATTGGCCGAGACTCTGTTATCCGACTCGATTACCGAGTACCCGGTGGTCGCCATCGCTGGGCAAGACCTGCTGAACGAACCGCCCGGCGACCAAACGGTTCAGGTCAACGTGCTGCCCAAACCAGGCGTGATGGATCCGGTCGCGGCCAGCACATTGGGTGCGGCCAAGGACGCGGGCTTTTCCGTCGAAGCGGTTCGCACCATGCGGAAATACTGGATCGGGAACGTCGACGAATCGTCGCTGGACACGATTTGCCGGCGGGCATTGTCCAACGACGCGATCGAACAGTTTGTGGTCGGACCACTGGAAATGGACCAATTGGATGTCGGTGCGCCGAACGATTTTCAATTGCTGACCGTGCCGATTCGCGAATTGGATGACGCCGGACTGGAAAAGCTATCCAAGGATGGCCAACTGTATCTGACGTTGGTCGAAATGCAGACCATCCGCGCTCACTTCAACACCCTGGGACGCGACCCGACCGACATCGAATTGGAATCGGTTGCCCAGACTTGGTCGGAACACTGCAGCCACAAAACATTGGCCGGCCGGATTCACTATCGGGGTCCCAACGAGGCCGGGTTGCCGATGGCCGACGAGCGTCAGTATGAAAACATGCTGAAGGAAACCATCTTTGCAGCGACGCAGACGATCCGAAAAACGCTGGGCGAAAACGACTGGTGCGTCAGCGTGTTCAAGGACAACGCCGGCGTGGTCACGTTTGATGATGATTTCCATGTCTGTTTCAAAGTGGAAACCCACAACCACCCGTCGGCTCTGGAACCCTACGGCGGTGCCAACACGGGCATCGGCGGGGTGATCCGCGATCCGATGGGCACCGGGTTGGGTGCCAAACCGGTTTGCAACACCGACGTGTTTTGCTTTGCACCGCCGGAAACGCCTGTCGATTCGCTGCCGCCCGGCATCCTGCACCCTCGCCGCGTGATGAAGGGCGTCGTTTCAGGCGTCCGTGACTACGGCAACCGGATGGGAATCCCGACGGTCAACGGCGCGGTTTACTTTGACAAACGGTACCTCGGCAACCCGTTGGTGTACTGTGGCAACGTCGGCATGATTCCGGTGGGCATGGAAGAGAAAGAGGTCAAACCCGACGACCTGATTGTCGCTATCGGCGGGCGCACCGGGCGTGATGGCATCCACGGCGCCACGTTCAGTTCCGCGGAACTGACCAGCGAATCGGAATCGCTATCCGGTGGTGCGGTCCAGATCGGCAACGCGATCACCGAAAAGATGGTGCTAGACGTACTGCTGCAGGCCCGTGACCGAGGCCTATTCAATGCCGTGACCGACTGTGGTGCCGGTGGATTCAGCAGCGCCGTCGGCGAGATGGGCGAACACTTGGGCGCCGAAGTGTGGCTGGACAAGGCCCCGCTGAAATACGACGGTTTGACGTACACCGAAATCTGGATCTCGGAAGCTCAGGAACGCATGGTGTTTGCGGTTCCACAAGAGAAATGGGACGAACTTCGTCAGCTGTGCGAAAGCGAAGGCGTCGAGGCTGCAGTCCTAGGACGCTTCGTCCCGACCGGCCGATTGCACCTGACCTATCAAGGCCACACGGTCGGCGACGTATCCATGCAGTTCCTGCATGACGGACGTCCACCGATCATCCGCGATGCGGTTTACAACCCGCCCGAAGTGACGACGATCGACCTGCCTGAGATGTCGGCTGACGACCATCGCGACGCACTGTTGTCGATCATGGGCAGCCTGAACGTGGCCAGCAAAGAATGGGTCATCCGCCAATACGATCATGAAGTCCAAGGCGGCAGCGTGGTCAAACCATTGGTCGGCCCACAGTGCGATGGACCGGGTGACGCGGCCGTGATTCGGCCGTTGATCGAATCCCGCCGTGGTTTGGTGATTTCCTGTGGCATGAACCCCCACTACGGCGATTTTGATACCTATCACATGGCGGCATCGGCAATCGACGAAGCGATGCGGAACGCGGTCGCGGTCGGTGCCAATCCGGAAAAGATTGCGATCCTGGATAACTTCTGCTGGGGCTATACCGACCGAGCCGAAACGTTGGGTTCGCTAGTCCGTGCTGCGATCGCTTGCCAAGACATGGCGATCACCCTGGGCACACCATTTGTCAGTGGCAAAGACAGCCTGAACAACGAGTTCAGTTTCATGGATGGTGACGGAACCAAACAAACGATTTCGATCCCCCCCAGCCTGTTGATCAGCGCGATGGGGCAAATCGATGATGTTTCCAAGGCCGTCACCATGGACGCCAAAGAGGTCGGCAATGTCGTGTTCCAGGTCGGCGAAACCAAGTCCGAACTAGGCGGATCGCACCTATCGTTGGTGCGAGAATTGACCGGCGGTCAAGTTCCGATGGTGGACGCGATTTTGGCCAAAACCACCTTTGTCGCCATGCACCGCGCGATCATGTCGGGCCAGGTCCGTGCCTGTCACGACCTCAGCGAGGGTGGTTTGGCGGTCGCTGCGACCGAAATGGCGATGGCCGGAATGCTGGGCATGTCGATCGACATCGAATCGCTCTGTGGCGGCGGAATCAGCACCACCGAAGCTCTGTTCAGCGAATCCAACACGCGATTCTTGGTCGAAGTGCCTGCCGATGCGGCGGATGATTTCGAAAAGTCGATGAAGTCCGACAACGTTCCGGTTGCCCGTCTAGGTACAATCCAGGACTGCAGTGACGTCATCGTGTCGCGAGGATCCGACACCGTGCTGAACGTGACGACCGGCGATGCCAAAGAAGCGTGGCAAAAACCGCTGGCGTGGTGAGGCCGGCGAGATGACCAAACGCGACCCCTTCTGCATTCGCTAGCGACAACATGATCTCTGCCACTCGATCCGCTACCCACACCATCGTCATTTCGCGAGGCCAATCGCGGAATCCGGAAAAACGTGGACTCGAACAAGCGATCGCGGACGCCGTCGGCAAGATCGAAAGCGTGGACGTGTTGGTGATTCCTCACCTATACGACCTGCCGAAATCAAGCGAATCGTTCCAGAAGCTTTCGGACATCGAAGGCGACCTGGTCGTCGTGTCATGGATCTATGGACGGGCCGCCCACTGGGTGCTGGACCGGAACGGTATCCGCGGCCAGTTCGGCGAAGTGCAGCTGGGCGCCCCCGATGATGACGAAGATTCCGATGTCGAAGCGACGCCTGAAACCGACCAGGACGACACGCCTGTGGTGGACCGGGTCACCGATTTGCATCCGCGTCCGGATCGCCAGATCCACTGCATCGACCTGAAAGTCGGCAACGACCCGACCGCGTTCATCACCGAAGTGCAGCGCATCATCGGACACGAGCCATCGCCGGCTGATACTTCGCTGCCGATCATCGGTGGCAAGATCGTCCAGGTGGACGAAGCGACTTCGCGGCGCTGGTACCCGGTGATCGATTTCAGCCGCTGCACCAACTGCATGGAGTGTGTCGACTTTTGCTTGTTCGGCGTCTACGGCGTCGACCACGGCGAGAACATCCTGGTCGAACAGCCCGACAATTGCCGCAAAGGGTGCCCGGCATGCAGCCGAGTGTGTCCCGAAAATGCAATCATCTTTCCACAGCACAAAGCGCCGGCGATCGCCGGTGCCGAGATCGAGGGCGAAGAGGGTTTCAAGATCGACCTGTCGGTCCTGTTTGGTGCTCCCGCAACCGGCGACGATCCCATCGCCACCGCAGCGCGCGAACGGGACGAGCAACTATTGCTAGCAGGTCGCAACGCTGTCGGCATCGATGACCAACTGAGCAAGCGGCAGGCCGAGGCCCAAACCAAGCCGAAAGACACGTTGGACAAGCTGATTGACTCACTTGACCAATTCGATCTTTAATTATTCTGGTCGGGGGGTACAAATTTTGACCGGAATCACAATTTGTTGGCCACTTTGCAGTCACATATAGGTCAACTCCTGCATGCACTCTGACCGATACTTCGGGTATGTCTCGCCCGAACTCGGAGCACCTCGTGCAGCAACGCAGCCTCCCCCTATCGTCCAAACGGCGCTACCTGTGCGCCATTCTTGCCACCGGACTTGCTTGCGGCAGCGCTAGCCAGAGCGATGCGCAGGAGGTTCGTTTGATCGCTCCGTCGCAGGCCAAGCTTGTCGCACCGCAGCCGGACGCTTCGCAGCCACCATCCGCAAATACGTCGACCGCAGGTACCACGGCAGCCGATGCGCCCGCCGCTCGGATCGCGACCGCGCCGTCATCGGATGCCGATCACGGCGGCGAGATGATGCTCAATGCGCCGGGAAACTCGACGCTGGAGATGCGGCTAGCGCGGCGTCCATGGCTGTTAGAAAAATTGATGAACCCAGGCGGTTCGGATTCCGAATCGGCCGACGTGCCGAAGCCACCAGCCGACCTGCCCGATCCACCGTCGCTGAACCGATTGGTTCCCAAACCTGTCGACCGTTCGCCGATTGATCACGGCGATGATGATGGCGGATGGCGGATTCGACAACCGTCCGCTGCGTCCCCATTGAACCCGGCTCCGCAGCAGCCATCCCTGCGACTGGTCGAGCCCCAGCAAACCGCTCCGCGGGCAGTGGAGAACACGACGCAGCAGCGTCCAATCCTCGTCCCCGCGATCGCTGCGCCGATGCCGAAGGTTACGTCGCCTGAAGTCGCGGCACCGAAGGTTACGGCGCCCGCGCCGGCAATCCCCGCGACGGCAATCCCCGCGCCGGCAATCACGGTACCCGCCATCACAGCGCCGGCTCCCATCGCCACCCAAGACTCCGGGCCAACAACGCGACCGGCCGTTCGCCCGGCACCCGTGACCCCAGCGGAACCGAAAACCCGGCTGGCACCGACGATGTCGCCAGTGCCCACGTTCAATCCGGCGCCCAAGTCGACGCCATTGCCACCACGGTCGGACACTCCGATCCCGCTGACGGATCCACCGGAGATGGGGACCGTCAACAGTCGCCCCGCGCCGTCACCGCGAGTCTATGTCGCGCCTCAGGAAGCACCGACCACTCGCCCAGCAGCGCCTCAACCATCGTCGGCACGGCCGACACGCATCGGCGACAGCGCCCGGATGGACGACCGCTTGGAATCGTCATCGACCACGACCCGATCCGTCGGCGACATCCCCGCCACCGAAGATCCATCGTTCGACATTCAAGACGACGAGATCCCCGTCCGCAAGCTAAAGATCGCTCGCGACGGCAAACCAGTCGACGAAGACAACGAGGGTTCCGCCAACGGGCGTTCCCATCGTTCGATTGGCGATTTGCCCCCGTACGTGGATACCGATCAAAGCGAGCCGCAGCGATCCACACCACGCACGATCTCGCAAGCACCCGAACTTTCGATTGCACCGGAGCGTGCCGCGCCGGATCGCATCAGTTCGCTGCCCAAACCGCAGCGTCCCGATCTAGATCGTCCCGACGCGATCTCGCAACACGAAGTCCGCCCCGAACTTGACTACGCCGGCTATCCCGCCCAGCCGATCGAATTGTCGCTGTCGGTACGGCGGTTGCAAAACACGATGCGAGCCTGCTTGTCGTACTATCATGACCGACGCGAAGTTGCCAACGAACGCAGCAA
Protein-coding regions in this window:
- a CDS encoding DUF3102 domain-containing protein gives rise to the protein MTTTLAAITDLTAAAQRINAAHDAAIASATEAIKHARDAGATLNAVKERLPHGEFSEWVSKNCHFVERTARRYMSIDRNWNSIEPKRTRASVLTIRQAERLIAAPYYRGDLIQHPAVELVWPAIDEFWTAVIRQEVTAAIRSGDGIYCMGPDHILAGRVTRPQAWLRYQIAMELDAAILIDWSREYDADRQTLDGPDAETWVWVAALSAARDAMTDDEYQERLKIARDHLGHEEAELAIVALGQMVKRTVYAA
- a CDS encoding thiamine phosphate synthase — its product is MTDESLRATYRILDASANRALEGLRTMEEFARFGLNDGDLSGQLKSIRHAVTAAIERLPRELRLSARDTPGDVGTLIGEASEYHRATASDVVAAAASRTAQSLRVIEEYGKMIDPVMATEIERNRYRCYTAASQLELRMPAQRRRERLMTSLLYVLTDAGPDEPTFQATVTELYQGGADVVQLRDHKVDDRTLIARAMQGTQIAAQVGGLFIVNDRADIALAAGADGVHVGQDELPVSVARRILGPNRLIGLSTHSIQQAREARSSGADYIGCGPVFSGRTKSFDDYVGTDLLREVSKWSLGADRYPAFAIGGIEASNLDQVIEAGFRRIAVTGAVRDAADPAAAARELKQRLAR
- a CDS encoding prephenate dehydrogenase, whose protein sequence is MKTGTLMNDTATDLWPRRVAILGVGLLGGSVAMSIRRTLPDTVFVGYSRGLDRLADAVQRGLIDVATDSVEQACAGCDVVVVATPVDRIAAMAVTAAAATAADTLITDVGSTKAGIVAAVESDPIARRKFVAAHPIAGSEKSGARYAQAGLFDQKVIVLTPGDSAGDAIREKADRFWKLVGGQTITMTADEHDAHLAAVSHVPHLVSALVARMVPPEARSLVGSGWSDITRVAAGDPEMWTAICHENRAAVLSELDRLRDELDRLRETIGAADDAGLTQWLDEAKRIKEDRR
- a CDS encoding SGNH/GDSL hydrolase family protein, with translation MSVLKSVMLVLVFACLTSAVTAQDAATKTPAKKPVVAKMRSEYQPPKVDDSLPHVLLIGDSISIGYMLDARKELAGVANVWRPATNCGPTTRGLTSLDAWLGDRKWDVIHFNFGLHDLKYVGPKGGNLADPKAADSAPQVSIEDYATNLRQIARQLKATGATVIWRETTPVPEGAKGRIPGDSKRYNDVAAKVIAEVGGIETDPMYDVALQHKNLQRKADVHYTAEGSALLGKQVAKTVRAALESRAK